Proteins encoded in a region of the Vicia villosa cultivar HV-30 ecotype Madison, WI linkage group LG5, Vvil1.0, whole genome shotgun sequence genome:
- the LOC131601909 gene encoding fasciclin-like arabinogalactan protein 12, with protein sequence MVRIQYLLSLSLAILVSLLYSTTTTLSQLSPANAPIQPTLPAPTQPAAAPKPLVPSLPDSPTDSTPDTAGSVDIVGILRKAKSFNVLIRLMKTTQLINQLNSQLLTTKTGGLTILAPDDSAFSELKAGFLNSLSDGQKLELLQFHVISDYVSSSNFDILTNPVRTLAGAKPGKVELNVVSYGGSVNISTGEVNTTINGIIYTDKHLAIYKVGKVLLPMEFFSVAKAPAKGPSLAPEPSTDTAKSPKPDKDISSDSSQVVNPKEQNSGSVKIVYGKCVSFGLIIAMAAMMLT encoded by the coding sequence ATGGTTAGAATTCAATATCTTTTATCATTGTCATTGGCAATACTAGTTTCTCTATTGTATTCCACAACCACTACTTTATCTCAATTATCTCCTGCTAATGCTCCTATACAACCTACACTTCCAGCTCCAACCCAACCAGCTGCTGCCCCTAAACCATTGGTACCTTCCTTACCAGACTCACCTACTGACTCCACTCCTGACACTGCAGGCAGCGTCGACATCGTCGGAATCCTGAGAAAGGCAAAGTCATTCAATGTCTTAATCAGACTCATGAAAACAACTCAATTGATCAACCAACTCAATTCGCAACTATTGACTACAAAAACAGGCGGATTAACAATTCTTGCACCAGATGACAGCGCGTTCTCAGAACTCAAAGCAGGATTCCTCAACTCTCTTTCTGATGGACAGAAACTCGAGCTCTTACAGTTCCACGTTATTTCTGATTACGTATCAAGCTCTAATTTTGATATTCTAACCAACCCTGTGAGAACACTTGCCGGAGCTAAACCAGGAAAGGTGGAACTGAATGTTGTGAGTTACGGTGGAAGTGTGAACATATCAACAGGTGAAGTGAACACTACAATCAATGGCATTATATATACCGATAAACATCTTGCTATATATAAAGTTGGCAAGGTGCTTCTCCCAATGGAATTCTTTTCCGTTGCAAAGGCACCTGCAAAAGGACCATCTTTGGCACCAGAACCTTCAACTGATACAGCAAAGTCGCCTAAACCTGATAAAGATATATCCTCAGACTCGTCGCAGGTGGTTAATCCAAAGGAACAGAATTCTGGCTCTGTGAAGATTGTGTACGGGAAGTGTGTGTCTTTTGGACTTATAATAGCTATGGCAGCGATGATGCTAACTTGA